In bacterium, the DNA window CGGCCAGTATTTGAAAAAAGGGTCTCTGGTATGCGTGGAGGGTCCGATGAAAACACGTCGGTGGGATGACAAGAGCGGGGGTAAACATGCGTTGACGGAGGTGGTCGCCGAAACAATGCAGATGTTGGGCAGCCGTTCGTCAAAACAAAACGTCCATGACGACGATGCATCGGATGAAACCGGCATCGAAAACGAAACCCATGACGATGCCGCTGAAATCGTTTCTGAAAATGAGTACTCGGAACATACGGTCGTCCGTACCGACGAAGTACCCTTCTGATCTTAATTATCCTTCCATAACTCCTTTCACAGGTAACAAAAATCCCCGGCCAATCGGTCGGGGTTTTTGTTTATTGATGACGAAAATAGATGGCAAATGTTAATCCCTTCGCCTTTGGAAGCGGTACATCGCGCCCGGCAAACAAGACGAGGACTGTGGCGAAAAGTCAGCGGCGTGGAGAGGGTACAACAAGCGCGGGATATATTTTAAGAGTAAAGTTTGTGATGGTTGAAGAGTATTTTCTTTTAATCGTTTTCTTCGTAGTAATACGAATAGTCAATTCCTTTCATAAACATTTCCCTATCATTGATTTTGGTTGTTAATGCTTTTTTTAAAAGCTTTTTAAGCGCATCGTTTTTTGTCGGGCTTTGCATCATGGCGTTCATATAGTCGCGTTTACTTATTTGGCTCCAATCTACACATTTTTTGAGACGCTTTTTTAAAATCAAATCCAGCCAGATTCGGGCGCTACGACCATTGCCTTCCATGAAAGGGTGTGCAATGTTCATTTCTATATCTTTATTTACTATGTCGTCAAAAGTAGTTTCGGGCATTTTTTCTATTTGTTTTAAAGTTTCACCTAAAAAACCTGAAACGGCAAATCGGAAACCGCTTTTTGAAATGTTTTTTTTTCGGATTTGTCCTGCGAATTCATACAAGCCGCCAAACAGATAAGCATGTATCTGTTGCAATCCCTTGGTGGTGCCTACTTCTATGCTGTTGATGAAAGAGCTTTCAAAAAGGGCATAGGCCTTGGTTTTACTTTTTCCGTCTATACTTTCATTACTGTACGTAAACCATTCGATAAACCGGTTGGCTCTTGTTCCGGGAAAAGTTTTTCCTAAGGCTATGATACCGTTATAGTCAAGCATGTCAGACATGCGTTTTTTGCCATCCGGTGCCAGTAATTTCAACTGGGTAGTGGCACTAACCACTTGACTACGCTCTTTTTTGAGCTTGGCTTTCAGGTATTTCCAGTAGTTACGAGCTTTGGTATAATCATCTTGATCGGTAAGCACCGCCACAATATCTAACACTGAAAACCACCACTTAGCATTTTGTTCGTCCCATACGGCTCGCACTTCACGGTCATTAAAAAAACGTATGGATATTTTGGCAGTGCTCATAATACGCGTTTGTATATTAACTTTATTCAAGTTGCCTTGTAATTCAATGATTCAATGCCGGCAGAACTTTTCATTTTCTCGCAGCCTTCAACTTTCCTCGGCTATATCTGTCCTTTGTATCTTGCATCAAAATCTACCATCCACTCGATTCCATATTTGTCTCTAAACATACCAAAATAGGAACCCCAAGGACTGTCAGAAATAGGCATTTCAATTTGTCCACCCTCCGAAAGCCCATGGAATATTTTGTCGGCTTCTTCTTTGCTTTCTGCGCTGACTACAATTTTGCTTCGATTCTCATTTTCGTTAGTCCGTCCCAATATTTCGGGTACATCATTGGCCATTAATATACTTTTACCGATCGGTAAAGCGATGTGCATTATTTTATTGGCCTCATGTTCGGCGACCGGAAAGTCAGCGCTGGCCAAATCTTTGAAGCGAATTATTTTTGCGAACTCGCCGCCAAATACGGATTTGTAAAAATTGAAAGCTTCTTCCGCATTGCCGTTGAAATTGATGTGGGGATTGATACTCGCCATACCGGTAACTCTTTCAGTTGATTTAACTTTTTAACGTTGAAGCCAAAAATTTTCATACTTGGTGGCAGGGGACTCCGGGCTATCCCGCAAACTTCCGGGATACAAAGTGCCAAGTTTCCACGTCAGTCCGTCGGGTACAAAACCCGTGTTATGGGGCGTTTTTTTTGTTCTTTACGACTTCCACATTTCTGCCAAGGGTCTTAAATCTAACACCATTACTTTGCAAAACAGTGATAGTAATGTGTCCCGTTTTACTGGTATTCAGATCTTGCACAATGCCGGCTTTTCCCTTATGTGTGCCACCGATGACAATACAGGAGTCTCCGTTTTTTAGTTTTTTGGTTTTGGTATTGTCCATAGTATGCGCTTTCGATGTTTCATTATAAATAATGGGAAATCGTAGAGTACAATTCCGTCGTACCGAAAAGATATGCGGATGAAAAAAAAGGGTGGATTAACACACCTTAAAAAACTTCTTGTTGCTCTCCGCTTGGTTCTTTTCGAGCGTCGCTTCTATTTTTTTGGCGGTTTTGGTGATAGCCAGGCCGCCCAGTCCGGTACACCGCAATGTATTGGGTATGGCGTCGCCCACCTTTTTCATGGTTTCAATTACTTCGTCCAATGGAATAAGGTGATTATAGTTGGACAAGGCCATATTGGCGCAGGACAATGCGTTGGTCGCGGCCATGACGTTTCTATTCAAGCAGGGCGCTTCCACGCGGTCGGCGATCATGTCGCAAATCATGCCTAAAGACGACTGCAACGCCATCGAAGAAGCCGCCAGCGCCTGATCGAGCGTGCCTTTTTTTATTCCCACGATACCGGCCGCCGCCATGCCTGATCCGGATCCGCATTCGGCCATACAGCCGCCCACCTCGGCCGCAAACGTAGCATGCGCCGCAATAAATACGCCTATGATACCGGCCGCCAGCATCGCTTTTACCATCTCGTCTTGCGAAAGATGGAGCGCATCGCTCAAACCGATAACAGCCCCGGGTAATGCGCCGCACGATCCCGCTGTAGGGGCCGCCACGACCACGCCCATCGAACTTTTCACTTCCATCATGGCCGACGTGTATAGTATCACCCGGTTTAATACATCGCCTTCGATCAACTTCTTGTCCTTCATCTGCTGTTGAAATTCTACAGATTGTGCGCCTAA includes these proteins:
- a CDS encoding single-stranded DNA-binding protein, whose product is GQYLKKGSLVCVEGPMKTRRWDDKSGGKHALTEVVAETMQMLGSRSSKQNVHDDDASDETGIENETHDDAAEIVSENEYSEHTVVRTDEVPF
- a CDS encoding KOW motif-containing protein; amino-acid sequence: MDNTKTKKLKNGDSCIVIGGTHKGKAGIVQDLNTSKTGHITITVLQSNGVRFKTLGRNVEVVKNKKNAP
- a CDS encoding VOC family protein; the encoded protein is MASINPHINFNGNAEEAFNFYKSVFGGEFAKIIRFKDLASADFPVAEHEANKIMHIALPIGKSILMANDVPEILGRTNENENRSKIVVSAESKEEADKIFHGLSEGGQIEMPISDSPWGSYFGMFRDKYGIEWMVDFDARYKGQI
- a CDS encoding Fic family protein, yielding MSTAKISIRFFNDREVRAVWDEQNAKWWFSVLDIVAVLTDQDDYTKARNYWKYLKAKLKKERSQVVSATTQLKLLAPDGKKRMSDMLDYNGIIALGKTFPGTRANRFIEWFTYSNESIDGKSKTKAYALFESSFINSIEVGTTKGLQQIHAYLFGGLYEFAGQIRKKNISKSGFRFAVSGFLGETLKQIEKMPETTFDDIVNKDIEMNIAHPFMEGNGRSARIWLDLILKKRLKKCVDWSQISKRDYMNAMMQSPTKNDALKKLLKKALTTKINDREMFMKGIDYSYYYEEND